The sequence TGCTCGCGGCATACCTCGTCGATGTAGGTGATCAGGTGCCCCGCCGCCACCAGCGCGTCCTTGCGCATTTCCATGGGCGTGGTGCCGCTGTGGTCGGCCTGGCCGCGGAACACCACCCGGAACCGGCTCGGGGCGGCGATGGCCGTCACCACGCCGATCTTCTTCTTCTTCGATTCGAGGATGGGACCCTGTTCGATGTGCAACTCGAGGTAGGCCTTGACGGTCTCGGGATCGCGTTTCAGCGAATCGAGGTTCTCCCGGTAGATGCCCAGGCTCGACAGCACGTCCTCCAGCCGGTTGCCGCCCGCGTCCACCGCGTTGGCGAAGTCCTCCATGGTGACGTCTCCCGCCACCAGGCTGCTCCCCAGGGTGGAGAACCCGAAACGGCTGGACTCCTCGCCCACGAAGCACACGCTCTCCAGCGGCGCCGGCACCGGAACGCCGCTCTCCTTGATGGTGCGCACCGCCTCCAGCGCGCCGATGACGCCCACCGGGCCGTCGTATCGCCCGCCCTGCACGACGGAATCCAGGTGCGACCCGGCCAGCACCGCCGGTCCTTCCCGCTCGCCGGCCAGCCGTCCGAAGATGTTCCCCGCCGCATCCACGCGCACGTCCAGCCCGGCCTGGTTCATCAGGTGCACCAGCAACTGCCGCGAGCGCAACTCGTGCACCGAGAACACCAGCCGCGTGACCGAGCCGCCTTCGCCCAGGCCGATGCGCGAGACCGCGTTCAGGTCGCGCAACAGCCTGTCCTTGTTGATCTGTGGGATTTCCATGAACCGGCTCGAGGGTTGGGAGAGGGGGAATCGTAACAGGAAAGGCCGCACGGAAACAACGACTGGCAAAGGCTTCCCCGCCGTGTTAAGCAACCCCCGTTAACGCCGCCGCATCATCGACCCAGAGGAATCGCATCCATGTCAGAGACCGGAAAGAGAATCGCCGAGTTGCTGCTGAGCACGCAGTCCATCCAGGTGTACAGCGACAGGCCGTTCGTGTTCGTGTCGGGCCGGGTATCCCCGGTGTACATCGACTGCCGCCGGCTGCTGTCCTTCCCGGAGGCGCGGGACGAGATCCTCGAAGCCCTGGCGCAGATCGCGCGCCGCGACATCGGCCTCGACAACATGGACGTGGTGGCCGGCGGCGAGACCGCGGGCATCCCCTACGCCGCCTTCGTCTCCCACTACCTGCGCAAGCCCATGATCTACATCCGCAAGAACCCCAAGGGCTACGGCCACACCAACCAGATCGAGGGGGTTCTCGACGAGGGCCAGCGGGTGACCCTGGTGGAGGACCTCGTCACCGACGGCTTCAGCAAGCTCCGCTTCAACATCGGCGTGCGCGCCCAGAAGGCGCGCATCACCCACTGCCTGTGCGTCTTCGAGTACAGCTCCGACGCCCTCGACCTGCACGAGGGCAAGAAGAACCTCGCCGACCACGACATCAGCCTCCACACCCTCTCCAACTGGGACGACATCCTGAGCGCCGGCGCGGACACCGGGTTCTTCTCCGAAGACAGCCGCAACCAGATCCTCGACTTCCTCAAGGACCCGGGCAACTGGGGCCGGCGCATGGGCTTCGAGTAGCCAGCATCGCCCCGAGAACGTCGTCCCCAGGGAACAGTCCCCGTCAAGCCACCGCTCAAACAGGAAATAGAAAATGGCACGGCCGGTCTATACCGTCATTTTCGCGGAACAGGCTGTGTTAATACTGCACTTGACACAAAACGGCGCTGACACCCCTTAGCGTCATTCCCGCGAAAGCGGGAATCCAGGGGTGAGGAGGGGTCAATCCTCCTCGTAAATTTCCACATCCACCGGCTTCCCCCCCACCGGCATGTCCGGGCACGCGCTGAACGCCGCCAGCAGATCCCGCTCCGCGCGCATGTCCACGTTGGTCGGCGCCGCCGGCCGAACCGTTGTGTGCTGCATCAGCCCCGTCTTCCCGTCGATGATCATGTGCTGGAACAGGTTGAACGGGCTCGGCACGTCCTCCGGCGCGATGTCGTAGGGCGCCAGCGCCCCGGACAAGTTCTCCCAGCAGCCGTGGTCCGGGATCTCGTCATCCCGGTAGTCCCGATGGTAGTACTCCCGCAGCCGCCCCTCTTCCTTGGCCAACTGGAAGCGGTGGCCGCTGCACATGCCCTTCTGCAGGTCGTGGGTCCCCTCCTCGAAGGTATCCGCCACGATAGTCATGAAGTGCCGGTTGTCCCGGGACATCAGCTTGTCGCCGGTGCTCAGGAAAATCTTCCCGTTGTAAACCTTGGTGCGGGCCTGGTCGAACCGCTCCCGCAGGTTGTCCCGGTCCAGCACCAGGAAGTCCACCGTGGACATGGCGATGATGCGGATGGTCTGCCCCTTCTTGAGGTCCCCGGACCAGCCGGTGTTGGCGGGGACGTGCTCGCTGAGTACCTTTTTCATATCGGCCCTCCTTCAGAGCCGAACTGTGGCCCGCCGAGCGGGGATTTTCAACACCTCGGCAGAAACTTGCGTTATTCGTTTATCTCGACTAAGGTAAGTTAACTAAGTCCGTGGAGTGTCGTATGCGTACCATCAACATGCATGAAGCCAAGACGCACCTCTCGCGTCTCGTGGAGGCCGCCGCCAACGGTGAACCGTTCATTATCGCACGCGCGGGCAAGCCATTGGTCAAAGTCGTTGCGGTGGAGGCACCGCGCCCCGGAGCCATGCGGCGGATTGGTTTTCTGGAGGGAAAGGTCTCGGTCCCCGAGGACTTCGACCGTATCGGCTCCGCCGAGATCGAAGCGCTGTTCGAGGGCAAGGAGTGAAGCTCCTTCTCGACACCCACGTGTTGCTGTGGGCAGCGGGAGCGGCGGAACGCCTACCGGACGAAGCCCGCATGCTCCTCGAAGACCCGGAGACGCAGCCGGTGGTCAGTGTCGCATCGCTGTGGGAGGTCGCCATCAAGAGTTCGATCGGACGCCCGGATTTTCAATGTGATCCACACTTGCTGCGTCGAGGATTGTTGGAAAACGGCTATGCGGAACTGGCGGTGAACGGCGCCCATGCCGTGGCCGTGGCGTTGTTGCCGCAACTCCACAAAGATCCGTTCGACCGGCTTCTGGTCGCCCAGGCCCAGGTTGAAGGTATCACCTTGCTGACCGCCGACGAGGCCGTCGGGCGTTACCCGGGCCCGATCCGGCTGCTGTGAGATGGTCCGGGTTTCTTGGTCAGGATGGCGGCAAAGTCAAGGTGTATTCCGGGTAATGGATCATGCCGCCAGAGTCCTGTTTGACATGTCCTGCGGTTACGGTTGGCGCGGCAGGGAAGTGGGCAACGGCGGACGGTGCGAGTCGCCCGTCCGGATGCAACGTGTCACAATGCGCCCATGCGCTTCTTCAACACCACCGGGCCGGTCCAGTCCGAGAAGCACTACAGCATCCCGCCGCTGAGCCGGCTCGACATCGAAGACGTGCTGACCCTCATTCGCGACGAGCGCTACTTCGTGCTGCGCGCGCCGCGGCAAACCGGCAAGACCTCCGCCCTGCTGGCGTTGCGGGACCTGCTGAACAGCGGCGCCGAGGGCGATTACCGTTGCGTCTACGCCAACGTCGAGGCGGCGCAGGCTGCGCGCGAAGACACCGAGAAGGCCATGCGTGCCATTCTGGGCGAGCTGGCATCCTGGGCGCGCTCGACGCTGGGCGACGAAACGCTGGCTGATGTATGGCCCGGCATTCTTGCCGAGGCGGGCCCGGCCGGGGCGCTCCGCGAGGTGCTGAGCCGCTGGTCCGAGGCCGACCCGAGGCCGCTGGTGCTGCTCATCGACGAGATCGACGCGCTAGTGGGCGATTCCCTGCTGTCGGTGTTGCGCCAGCTTCGGGCGGGATATGTGCGGCGCCCGAAGAGCTTTCCGCAGAGCGTCGTCCTGTGCGGCGTGCGCGACGTGCGCGACTACCGCATCCATTCCAGCGCCGAGAAGGAGATCATCGCCGGCGGGAGCGCGTTCAACATCAAGGCCGAGTCGTTGCGTATGGGGGATTTCTCCGAGACCCAGGTGCGCGGGCTGCTGGCCCAGCATACGGCAGAGACGGCCCAGGTGTTCACCGAGGATGCCCTGGCGGAGGTGTGGACGCTCACCCGCGGCCAGCCGTGGCTGGTCAACGCGCTCGCCTACGATGTCTGCTTCCGCAACAAGGCGGGCCGGGACCGCGGCCGGGCCATCGACGCGGGCGAGGTCACCGAAGCCCGGGAACGCCTCATCGCGCGCCGGGAGACCCACCTGGACCAGTTGGCGGACAAGCTCCAGGAAGAACGGGTGCGCCGGGTGGTGGGACCGTTGCTGAGCGGCGGGGATGAGCGGGAGTTCTCGGCCCGCGACATTGAATACGTCCGGGACCTGGGCTTGATCGCCAGCGACGGTCTGCTGCGCATCGCCAATCCCATCTACGCCGAGGTAGTGCCGCGGGAGCTCACCTATGCCGCCCAGGCCGGGCTGGTGGAAGAGACCGCCTGGTACCTGGACGCCGACGGAGGCCTGGAGGTGGGTAAGCTGCTCACGGCCTTTCAGGAGTTCTTCCGCGAGCATTCCGAGCACTGGGTGGCGCGGTTCGACTACCGGGAGGCCGAGCCGCAGCTTCTCTTGCAGGCGTTCCTGCAGCGGGTGGTGAACGGCGGAGGCCGCATCGAGCGGGAATACGGCTTGGGCCGGATGCGTACCGACCTGCTCATCGTATGGCCCCAGGGCGCGCGGACGCGCAAGTTCGTGATCGAGTGCAAGGTGCTGCACAAGAGCCTGGAGCGCACCATCGGCGACGGCCTGGAGCAGACCGCCGCCTACATGGACCGTTGCGCCGCGGAATCCGGTCACCTGATCATCTTTGACCGCGACGAGAGCCGGAGCTGGGAGGACAAGCTTTTCCACCGCCGCGAACTGGCCGGCGGCGTCGAGATCGAGGTGTGGGGCATGTGAGCCGCGTTAAACAGGACCGTGGCTTGTGGTCTGGTGGGGATGGATCTGCTGGTATACCGGTGCGGCGCCGTTTCAATCAACAAGGCGTTCGAACCATGTAGACAGACTTCACCTCACCTCTTTTGGTTCGCATCGCATCTTTTTTTGGCGATTTGGTGGAGGTCCCATTCCCTCTTCGAAACAGCGGTTTGCGTAACTCCATCCCAAAGTCCGGGAAGTTTTTTAGTTCCAATAGTTCCAAAGTAGATCTCGCACATTGTACGTAGAGTAGTGGGCATCGGCCATTCTCGTTTCTCGATTTGCGCGAGTTCACCGGTGATGATGACTTGGAGATCCGCAAACAGTGCGGCTTTGCCTCCGCTCCCCGTAAAGGCCGGGTTGGACACGAGAGAACGGAAGTCCTTCAAGATGTCTTCCAGCGTTCTTTTATAGCCTCGCTTGGCCTCGCGGTTTATATAAATCAGTTTTTCAGATTCGTTAGGATCCTTCATGATCACGTATTCGAGTGTCCTGAAGTAGCGGTATCCGACGTTATCGGCTAGGGCGTTTGTTTTGTGGATGGAGCGCGCCAACGATTGCTCCGTAGTGTTTATTGCAATTCTCCAAGATGCCACGGCAGAAAAGCCGGCCACTATGAGTGGAACTACGAGCCCCATAACCCATTTATTTTGCATGATCCCCTCCTTGCAGCCCATTTGAAGTCGAGTGTTGCCGACAATGAAAAAGGAACTCGAATAGTGCAAGAAAAAGGAATATTGTCAAGTCATTTCTACGGGTATCGGATCGGCGCACCGTGTTCCGACACACGTGCCGGTCGCGTTAGTTAGGGCAGCGAGAGATGGCCGTGATGAGCAAGAATCCCGACACAATGACCGTCGCAACTGCCGCCGGCTGACGTGAGCTGCTCGCGAAGCAGGCGATGGCGATCAGCGACGAGAAGAACGGCGTGGTGGCCCGTAAGGTCGCGGTGACCGCCCACACCGCCCTTGGGTGGGCGAGGTAACGGGCGCTGCCGGGCTGGATCAGCCCTACCAAGACGGAGATAGCAGTCCGGACGGAGGATACGGTCCCAGGGGAGCACGATCACGGCGAGGCTCCAGGGAGGACAGGACGTCGATGGCCGGGGAGACGACGATGGCGGGAATGGCGTTGGCGCCATCCCCTTCTTCAGGAGGATCAGGTTGATGGGAATGAAAAGCCCGCAGGCGAGGGCGAACGCGCGTCGTCCACGTACAGGCCGGCTTCACCGAGGACCTGCTGGCTGGTGTTTCTGTCGTGGTTTAGGGCCTGCGGAGGAGGTGTTAGAATGGCTCCTTGTCGAGAGCGCATTCGAGGCGAGTTGATCAAACTGCTGTACAAAGACGGTGCGCATGGACAGAATAGTTGTTGACCTACAGGGGTTCACTTCGGGAAGCCGTGTGTTGCGCGCACCCTCATTGCCGTACAGGATATCGTGGAACTGGTCGACGAGGAGATCCCTTTCGGTCAGATCATTTGTGACTGCTATCCCCAATCGAAGGTCGCGGACATCCATGCATGCATTCGATATGCAATTGCCTTGGTCGTGGCAGAGGACATCCACCTAAGGCCGACGCCGGCCTGAATGAGATTCTTGCTTGGGCGGAGAGGTGCCGGTTTCATCAGCGCCAACGCTCGACGGCCGTACAACGCCCCATCCCTTTGAATCCGCCCCCGCCTCACCTTATCGCTGTAATCATCACCACCCCCACCACGATCAACCCCGCCGCCACGACCTTCCGCGTCGTGATCACCTCCACGTCCCGCAGGAATATCGCCGAGAGCACCAGGCTGTAGAGCGGGCTCAGGCTCGCCAGCGGGGCGACGATGACGACGTCGGAGAGGTGCAGGGACATGAAGATGCTGGCGACACCCAGGGTCACGGAGCAGCCGGCCAGGATGAAGTAGCCCAGGGCGCGGCGGTGGAAGCGCACCATGGACCAGTTGCGCGAGACGGTCAGGGACAGGGCGATGGCGACGAGGGAGGTGCCGGTGGTGGTGGCGGCGCCGAGGATGGGGAGGCTGATGCCGGCGAGGCCGATCTTGCGGATGACCTGGGTGGAGCCGGCGACGAAGGCGCTGAGGAGCGGCAGCGTCACCAGGATGTTCATCCATGCGCCGCTCTTTTCCTCGCTCAGGCTCAGCAGGGTGATGCCGCCGACCACGAGGGCGGTGCCCGCGCCCACGGCCGGGGTGAGCTGCTCGCCCAGCACGGCGATGGCCAGGAGCGACGAGAACAGCGGCGTGGTGGCGCGGATCGGGGCGGTGACGGCCACCCCCACCTTCTCCACGCTCAGATAGGCGAGGAAGCGCGTGCCGCCGGGCTGGATCACGCCCACCAGCACGAAGATCAGCAGCTCGGGGCGGAGGATCTCGTCCCACGGCAGCACCGCCAGGACGAAGCTCCAGAAGCACAGCACGTTGATGGCGAGGGAGAGGAGGGTGGCGCTGATGGGATTGCCGTGGGCCAATCCCTTCTTGAGGAAGGTCAAGTTGACGGCGGTGAAGAAGCCGCAGGCGAGCGCGAAGGCTTCGGCCGGGATCACGTGAGAGAGGGTGGTCGGTCGGCCGGCGACCCGGACATCAGAACCGGATCACGGAGGCGCCCCAGGCGAAACCGGCGCCGAAGGCGTTCAGCAGCACGATGTCGCCGTCGGCGATGCGCCCCGCGCGGCGGACCTCGTCCAGCGCCACCGGGACCGAGGCGGCGGAGGTGTTGCCGTACTTGTCCAGGTTGACGACGACCTTGTCCATGGGAATCTCGAGGCGCGCGGCCAGGGCGGCGATGATCCGGCGGTTGGCCTGATGCGGCACCACCAGGGAGACGTCCTCCACGCCCAGGCCGGCCTCGGCGAGCACCCGCCGGCTGATGTCTTCCATGGACCGGACGGCGACCTTGAAGACTTCCTTGCCGTTCATGTAGATGGAGTGCTCGCGGTTTTCCACGGTCTCCCGCGTGGCCGGCTTCTTGGTGCCCCCGGCGCGGATGTAGAGCGTCTCGGCGTAGGAGCCGTCGGTCTGGAGCTGGGTGCTGAGGATGCCCCGGTCGCCGTTCTCGCCGGCACCCAACACCGCGGCGCCGGCGGCGTCGCCGAACAGGATGCAGGTGCTGCGGTCCTGCCAGTCGAGGTAGCGGCTGAGCACGTCGCTGCCCACCACCAAGGCGTTGTTGATGCGCCCGGAGCGGATGAACAGGTCCGCCACCGAGAGCGCGTTGAGAAAGCCCGAGCACGCGGCGTTCACGTCGAACGAGAACACCTCCTTGGCGCCGAGCTTGCCTTCGAGGACGCAGCCCAGGCTGGGGAACTGGTAGTCCGGCGTGCACGTGCCCGCGATGATGGCGTCCAGATCCGCGACGTCGAGGCCCGCGTTCTCCAGCGCCCGTTCCGAGGCCAGCAGCGCCAGGTCCGAGGTGGCCTTGCTGTCCTCCAGCCCCCGCCGTTCCCTGATGCCCGTGCGGGAGGTGATCCACTCGTCGCTGGTGTCCACTATCTTGGCCAGATCGTCGTTGGTGACGACCTTGGAGGGAAGGGCCGAACCCGTGCCCAGTATGACGCTTCGCGGTGCTGGCTGTGTCATGTCGCCTTCCTGAGCAGGATGCACGCGTTGGTGCCGCCGAATCCAAAGGAATTGGAAAGGGCGACCCGAATGTCCGCCTCCCGCGCCTGGTTGGATACGTAATCGAGATCGCAGTCGGGGTCGGGCGTCTCGTAGTTGATGGTGGGCGGCAACATGCCGTGGTGCAGCGCGAGCACGCTGTAGATGGCTTCCACCGCGCCGGCGGCGCCGAGCAGGTGGCCGGTCATGGACTTGGTGGAGCTGACGGCGAGTGCGCGGGCGTGCGCGCCGAACACGCTCTTGATGGCGGCGGTCTCGTTGGCGTCGTTGTAGGGGGTCGAGGTGCCGTGGGCGTTGATGTAGTCCACCTCCGCCGTCTCGACGCCGGCGTCCGCCAGGGTCAGCGCCATGCAGCGGGCGGCGCCTTCGCCCTCGGGAGCCGGAGAGGTGATGTGGTAGGCGTCGCCGTTGGTGCCGTAGCCGATCATCTCGGCGTAGATCGGCGCGCCGCGCCGCAGCGCGCGTTCGCGCTCCTCCAGCACCAGCATGCCCGCGCCCTCGGACATGACGAAACCGTCCCGCTCCTTGTCGAACGGCCGGCTCGCCTTCTCCGGCTCGTCGTTGCGCGTGGACAGCGCCTTCATGGCGGCGAACCCGCCCAGCCCCAGGGGAGTCGTGGCCGCTTCCGTGCCGCCGGCGATGACCGCGTCCTGCCGGCCTTCGCGGATCAGGTGGAAGGCCTCGCCCACGGCGTTGTTGCCGGACGCGCACGCCGAGGTGGGGGTCCAGTTGACGCCCTTGAGCCCGTGGCGGATAGCGATCTGGCCCGGCGCCAGGTTGGAGATGACCTTGGGGATGAAGAAGGGCGATATCTTGCGCGGCCCCTGCTTCAGGTACACTTCATGATAGTGCTCGATGGTGGCGATGCCGCAGAAGCCCACGCCCACGATGGACCCGGCGCGGAACGCTTCGTCGCCGCTCACGGAGAACCCGCTGTCCTCCACCGCCATTTGCGCGGCGGCCATGCCGTACTGCATGAACAGGTCCATCTTCTTGACTTCCCTGGCGTCGATGTAGTCCAGCGGGTTGAAATCGTCCACCTCGCCGCCGATGCGGCTGGCGAACGACTCGATGTCCTCGATGCGGGTGATGGGGCCGATGCCGGAGCGCCCGGCCTGAACCGCCTCCCAGTTGGCGGCCACGCCGATGCCCAGGGGGGTCAACATCCCCATGCCGGTGATGACGACTCTGCGTCCGTTGGGATTTGCCATGGTCTTTCTCAGGATGCCTTGCTCTACCAATACCGCTCGCGTATTTGAAGCACCTCCCGGATACGGGTCGCGATGCGCTCCCCGCCCGCCTCGAAGGAGGCGGCTTCCTCCGACTGCATGCACTCCAGCACGGTGGCCACGGAGTTGCGCAGCGCGGCGAGATCGTATCCGCCCTCCAACAGAAACGCGATCTTGCCGCCGGTGTGTTTCCGCGCCAGCTCCAGCAGCGCGTTGGCCATGACGCCGAAGCCGCGCTCGGTGACGCCCATGGCTGCCAGGGGGTCGTCGCGGTGCGAATCGAACCCGGCCGATACCAGCAGCCAGTCGGGCTCGTAGCGCTCGATGGCCGGGACGATGATGTCCCTGAAGACCGCCAGGTATTCCGCGTCGCCGCAGCCCGCCGGCAGCGGCACGTTCACCGTGTAGCCCTCTCCCCGGCCGCTGCCCACCTCGTCGGCGGCGCCGGTTCCCGGATAGTACGGGTACTGGTGCGTCGACAGGAACAGCACGGAAGGATCGTCGTAGAACGCGTCCTGCGAGCCGTTGCCGTGATGCACGTCCCAGTCCATGATGGCGACCCGCCGCGCACCGTGCTTCTCCTGGAGATAGCGGGCGCCGATCGCCACCGTGTTGAACAGGCAGAACCCCATGCCGCGGTTGCGCAGCGCGTGATGTCCCGGCGGCCGCGCCATGGCGAAGCCGTTGCCGTAGTCCGACGCGGCCACCGCGTCCAGCAGTTGCAGGAACCCGCCCACCGCCATCAGCGCCACCCCGAAGGAGTCCCGGCACGTGATGGTGTCGCCGTCGAGCGCGAACCGGTCGTGTTCGGAAGTCGAGCGCACGAGATCGATGTAGTCCGAACCGTGGCCCAGCTCCAGCTCCGCCTGCACCGCGCTGCGCAAAGGGAGCAGCTCGAAGCGGTCGCCGCCGCCCGCGACCTCGCCGGCGAGGTCGAGAAGCGTCTTGATCCGTTGCGGGTTCTCGGGGTGGTACGGACCCGGCTCGTGCTTGAGGAACACCGGGTCCGTGACGATGGCGGAAGGGCGCATGTTGATGGGCAACATACCATTGCGCAACAGACGGAGTCAAAGCGCGGGCGGTGCCGCGGCGCGCTCCGCGTCCCTCTTTGACTCCCCCCCGCAAATGCCTTAGCCTACCCTCTGGGAGTCGAAATGTTTGGTATCGGAATGCCCGAGTTGCTCTTGATCCTGGCCGTGGCCTTGATCGTCCTGGGGCCGAAGAAGCTGCCCGAGATGGCGCGCGCCCTGGGCCGGGGGCTGGCGGAGTTTCGCCGCACCACCGACGATATGAAACGCGAGCTGCAAACCGCCACGGATGAGCTCGAGACGCCTCCGCCTACCGAGAGCACGCATTCCGAGCCGTCCGGAGAAGGCCCCCCCGCCAATACCATATCTCCAGCGGGCGATCCCCCCACGAAAGAGTGAACGCGGACGAAGGAGCGGGCGCGGAGGAGAGTGTCGGCGCGGACGAAGCGGAGCGGCTGTCGCACGACGCCAGCATGCCGCTCACCGCGCACCTCGAGGAACTGCGCTCCCGTCTCATCAAGTCCGCCGTGACCGTGTTACTGGCCTTCCTGGCCTGTTACGCGGTGGCGGGCTGGCTCATCGCCTTCATGACCGCGCCCCTGCTCCGGCTCGAGGCCGCGGGTCTCACCGTCATCGGCACCGGCGTCGCCGAGGCCTTTTTCGCCAAGCTCAAGGTCGCGTTCGTGGCCGCGGTCTTCGTGGCGCTGCCGGTGCTCCTGTGGCACGCGTGGCAGTTCGTGGCGCCGGGCCTCTACAGCCGGGAAAAACGCTACGCCAGGGCGTTCGTGGTCTACGGCACGCTGTTTTTCCTGCTCGGGGCGGGCTTCTGCTACATCGTGATCTTCGACGTGGGCTACCGCTTCTTCCTGGAGCAGTATCAGCAACTGGACATCCGCCCGGCGATACGCGTGAGCGAGTATCTGGGGTTCTCGGCCAAGCTCATGCTGGCCTTCGGCGTCGTTTTCGAGTTGCCGGTGGTGGGGGTGTTCCTGGCGCGGGTGGGGCTCATCGACCACCGCATGATGATCCGGCATTTCCCTTACGCCCTGCTCGCCATCGTCGTGCTGGGCGCCCTGCTCACGCCGCCGGACGTGGTCTCGCAGATCCTGCTGGCACTGCCGCTGACGGTGCTCTACGGCTTCACCGTCGTGGTGGTCTATTTCATGAGGCGGAAGGACACGGGGACGGACGAGGGGGACGAGGGGGACGAAGAATAGACCGCTGGCCCTGAGCGTAGCGAAGTCGAAGGGTCACTCCACGATCACCAGCACCTGCCCGGATTCCACCGCCTCGCCGGTCTTGACGCGGATCTCCTTGATCGTGCCGGGGCTGGGGGCGCGCACCTCGTTCTCCATCTTCATGGCTTCGACGATCACCAGCCCCTGTCCCTTGGTTACGGTGTCGCCCTCGTTCACGAGCACGGTGACGACCTTGCCGGGCATGGGAATCTTGACCTCCTGGCGGCCGGACACCTCGATGCCGGACTGGTTGCTGCCGACCCGCACCTGGCGCTCGTCGGACATGCTGATGTGGTAGGTGCGGCCGTCGAGGAGCACGCGGTACTCGTCCTCGGTGGCGTCCACGTCGACGTCCACGTCGACGTCCACCTCGAAAGAGCGGTTGTCGATCAGGAGGGAGTAGTTGTTGCGTCCGGTGCGCCGCCCGTCCACGGTGAACTCGTGCCCGTCCACCACCACCTTGTAGATGGACTTCTCGGTCTCCGTGATGCGCACGACCGAGGTCTGGCCGCCGAGCTTTGCGATGAACGCCATGGCCTCACCACCCGCGTCCCGGCGCGGCCGCGTCGGGACGGAGCCGGAGCGCCTCCCGGCGCCCGACGTCGCGCCATCCCGATTCCTCCGCCGCGCCCTTCTCCACCATCTGCAGCGCCCGTTCCTGCTCCCGGTGCAGCGCCACGATGGCAGCGGAGGCCAGCGCCACGTGGCGGTTCGGGTAGACTTCCTCCCGCGCCATGTACCCGCGCTGCTCGTCCACGAACCCGGTGTAGAAGTCGCCCTCGATGAACCGCGGGTGGCGCAGCATCCACTGATGGAACGGTATGTTGGTCTTGACGCCGCGCACCTGGTACTCGCGCAGGGCGCGCTTGAGGCGCCGGATGGCCTCGGCGCGGTCCTCGCCCCAGACGATGAGCTTGGCGATCATGGGGTCGTAGTAGATGGGGATCTCCGCGCCCTCGTACACGCCGCAGTCGTTGCGGATGCCGAAGCCCTCGGGCAGGCGCAGCCCCTCGATCTTGCCCGGACAGGGCATGAAGTCGGTCTCGGGGTCCTCGGCGTAGATGCGGCATTCGATGGCATGGCCCGCGCCCTTGATCTGGCGTTGGGACCAGGGCAGGGGGTTGCCATCGGCCACGTTGATCTGTGCCTTCACCAGGTCGATGCCCATGACCCGCTCGGTGATGGCGTGCTCCACCTGCAGCCGGGTGTTCATCTCCAGGAAGTAGAAGTTCTTCTGGCGGTCCACCAGGAACTCCATGGTGCCGACCCCGGTGTACTTGAGCGCCTTGGCGCCCTGGGCCGCGGTCTTGCCCATGGCCTTCTGCATGCGCACGTCGATGCTCGGCGCGGGACACTCCTCGATGATTTTCTGGTGACGCCGCTGGATGGAGCACTCGCGCGTGAAGAGGTGCAGCACCTTGCCGTAGATGTCGGCCAGGAGCTGGACCTCAATGTGGCGGCAGCGCTCCAGGTACTTCTCGACGTAGAGCCGGGAGTCGCCGAAGGACGACGCCGCCTCGGAGCGCACCGC is a genomic window of Deltaproteobacteria bacterium containing:
- a CDS encoding ketoacyl-ACP synthase III, with the protein product MTQPAPRSVILGTGSALPSKVVTNDDLAKIVDTSDEWITSRTGIRERRGLEDSKATSDLALLASERALENAGLDVADLDAIIAGTCTPDYQFPSLGCVLEGKLGAKEVFSFDVNAACSGFLNALSVADLFIRSGRINNALVVGSDVLSRYLDWQDRSTCILFGDAAGAAVLGAGENGDRGILSTQLQTDGSYAETLYIRAGGTKKPATRETVENREHSIYMNGKEVFKVAVRSMEDISRRVLAEAGLGVEDVSLVVPHQANRRIIAALAARLEIPMDKVVVNLDKYGNTSAASVPVALDEVRRAGRIADGDIVLLNAFGAGFAWGASVIRF
- the fabF gene encoding beta-ketoacyl-ACP synthase II, translated to MANPNGRRVVITGMGMLTPLGIGVAANWEAVQAGRSGIGPITRIEDIESFASRIGGEVDDFNPLDYIDAREVKKMDLFMQYGMAAAQMAVEDSGFSVSGDEAFRAGSIVGVGFCGIATIEHYHEVYLKQGPRKISPFFIPKVISNLAPGQIAIRHGLKGVNWTPTSACASGNNAVGEAFHLIREGRQDAVIAGGTEAATTPLGLGGFAAMKALSTRNDEPEKASRPFDKERDGFVMSEGAGMLVLEERERALRRGAPIYAEMIGYGTNGDAYHITSPAPEGEGAARCMALTLADAGVETAEVDYINAHGTSTPYNDANETAAIKSVFGAHARALAVSSTKSMTGHLLGAAGAVEAIYSVLALHHGMLPPTINYETPDPDCDLDYVSNQAREADIRVALSNSFGFGGTNACILLRKAT
- a CDS encoding histone deacetylase → MLPINMRPSAIVTDPVFLKHEPGPYHPENPQRIKTLLDLAGEVAGGGDRFELLPLRSAVQAELELGHGSDYIDLVRSTSEHDRFALDGDTITCRDSFGVALMAVGGFLQLLDAVAASDYGNGFAMARPPGHHALRNRGMGFCLFNTVAIGARYLQEKHGARRVAIMDWDVHHGNGSQDAFYDDPSVLFLSTHQYPYYPGTGAADEVGSGRGEGYTVNVPLPAGCGDAEYLAVFRDIIVPAIERYEPDWLLVSAGFDSHRDDPLAAMGVTERGFGVMANALLELARKHTGGKIAFLLEGGYDLAALRNSVATVLECMQSEEAASFEAGGERIATRIREVLQIRERYW
- the tatB gene encoding Sec-independent protein translocase protein TatB, producing the protein MFGIGMPELLLILAVALIVLGPKKLPEMARALGRGLAEFRRTTDDMKRELQTATDELETPPPTESTHSEPSGEGPPANTISPAGDPPTKE
- the tatC gene encoding twin-arginine translocase subunit TatC, which encodes MNADEGAGAEESVGADEAERLSHDASMPLTAHLEELRSRLIKSAVTVLLAFLACYAVAGWLIAFMTAPLLRLEAAGLTVIGTGVAEAFFAKLKVAFVAAVFVALPVLLWHAWQFVAPGLYSREKRYARAFVVYGTLFFLLGAGFCYIVIFDVGYRFFLEQYQQLDIRPAIRVSEYLGFSAKLMLAFGVVFELPVVGVFLARVGLIDHRMMIRHFPYALLAIVVLGALLTPPDVVSQILLALPLTVLYGFTVVVVYFMRRKDTGTDEGDEGDEE
- a CDS encoding biotin/lipoyl-binding protein; the protein is MAFIAKLGGQTSVVRITETEKSIYKVVVDGHEFTVDGRRTGRNNYSLLIDNRSFEVDVDVDVDVDATEDEYRVLLDGRTYHISMSDERQVRVGSNQSGIEVSGRQEVKIPMPGKVVTVLVNEGDTVTKGQGLVIVEAMKMENEVRAPSPGTIKEIRVKTGEAVESGQVLVIVE